In the Ricinus communis isolate WT05 ecotype wild-type chromosome 3, ASM1957865v1, whole genome shotgun sequence genome, ATCAAATCTATTTAAGCATCGAGTTCATAGAGGCTGAGTTTAACAACacatattcaaaatttgtttAAAAGAGCATCGAAAATAACACTTCAAATGAGAACAGTACATTAGGGTCAGTTgcaggaaaaataaaatcaacaggTTTTATATGCACAAATGAATCGTATAAGGGTGAACTGTATACAGAACAGCATGTTATTTTGCACTTTCCATTTCTCATCACAAAGATAGAACTCTACCCATATTATCAGCAAGGAAATGAGGGTGAGCACTAAAAGGAATAGAAGGTATTTGGACATATCATACCATATTGCTGAATCACAGTAACCCCTTGAGATAGGTGTACTTGggatagataaaataaaaggtgCATCTGTCTCAAGATACATACCCATATTAAATACACATACTTAAGTCCAAAGAGCATGGACTGAATGCAATACAACAGAGACAGTACCAATGAGACAAAGGCACAGCTGCAAAGGCACCCATCCCATGTAACACCCTACTATTTGCACATGTGCCAAAACAACAACTTTCAGGATGTGCCTTGGTACAAACAAGTTGTGGCTTAGTCAAGAAATACAAACCTAAACTGACATAATAAAATAGCAAGGAGAGCAAGAAACCATTGTCTTAGTAACTACTAAccaatttaaagtattttggTTATGGAGCACCTACAAGGAAAAAAGCAACTTGTCTGTGATTCTTGTCAGAAGCAAGCTGCGCTGGTGTAAGTCCAGTGTTATCAGTCACCATTAGGTCCTCTTTTTTTCCAGCCTGTACCAACACTGTACATGCCTCCAAGTTACCCCTAATTGCAGCCCAATGGAGAGGAGTGCAACCTAATATTCAAATATGCAAATATTGACAAGCGTCAGGATATAGGAAACTTCCCATGGAGCCACACAAGGATGATTCTTTTCCCCCTATGCTATAAacagaaaagtaattttattaatatatataacttaccTTCTTTATCCTGGCGTCCCCTGTAAGCATCTAGAAACAATAGAAGACGTATACAGTCGGCAAACCCTTTATAAGCAGCCCTAGAAATTCTCCAAATGAGAAGCAATTGaaggaaataaaaatcatcatcttaattaaagataaaagaaagtgatagaaaatatttagtcCAACAACAATACTACTagatacaagaaaacaacaaaagaagtaaaagaTGACTTGAGACTTAATATGTCAAGCAAGGAAACTAACTTGTTGATTTAAGCACATTACacctaaatttaatttcaatggTCCACTAAGAAAAAAGGGACTTAAGAATCATCAGCAGTAGGCACATCTAAATGGAGATAACTAGGTTCTTCAGAACATGCAGTTTATCACCAATTAAATGCAACCAGATAACAAGACAGCTGAAGATAATCAATTTATGTaggattttaaaaattaaaaaggaaataactaataatataaaagacagcaaattaacaaattatcATCTTCATATGAAGGGAAGACATAACAAATAGAACTAAAAGTTATCCATGAAACACATGATATCTcacatattaagaaaattacagataaaaataaatgaccAAAATGCacaatcaagaaaattaatatgagaCGTTCACAACTATACGCACTGAAACCTATCTTTTAAAAGAGAAGGCAGAATGCAATTTAATGAGATACCAGTGTAAAGGGCTCCTTCCATCATTATCAGGGACATCAGGATCAGCATTCCATTTCGAGACAATGTGATAGAGGAAAGCTGTTTGACCATATTGTGCTGCAACATGTGTTGTCTGCatgtttaaaagaaaaaactaataatcaatattatttctttttcaaacacATTTCTAAGTAGCAAACAGgaaatcaagaaaaacaaaaaagaagacTTGAATCATGCATATTTAGACCTTCAtgaagtaaataaaaatcattttaaaacaaaagagaaacaaacctGATACCCATACATATCAGCCACATTAACTCTAGCACCTTCTTGGAGTAACAGCTCAGCCACTTGAATAGCACCGCGAACCGCACTCCAATGTAATGCAGTCTGTCCAGTATGATCTTTTGCATTCACATCCCCTCCATTCTAAAAACCAAATTGACATACATATATCAATCAGTTTAACACTAAACtcttttcaattaataaaagaacCAAACATAAATTTGCTAATTTCAAAAAGAATACCTGAATAATGTATTGAGCAGCAGCGGTTCGGTTATTCAAAGCGGCCCACTGCAAAGCGTAGTAACCCAAACCATCGGGTTCGGAAACCGAACAACCCTCACTTTCAACCAATCTTTGAAGCTTCTCTAAATCTCCGTATGCAGCTGCCGTATATACATCGTTCCTTAAACTCTCCTCCCCAATCCCGCCATTAGATTCCCCTTCGTTGTCATTGTTGTATTGTGTCTGTGTCTCTTCTACGACCTCGATCTCCGATGACATGTTTTTTGCAATTAATGTTGTTCTTTGTGATTGAAAGGATTTGACTTTGATGAGATCAAATTTAAgagaacaataaaaaaatttagggttttcctTGGAAGGAGAGGGAAAATGGAGAGAATAAAGAGAGTAACTTTGCGTTCGTTTGTTTGGGTTTGGGTCGTTTAGCCGTCCGTGTTGactgttcttttttctttctttcttttctattgtGATTTGATTAACTCcataaataatatcaaaaaaattaaaagatgcattggtattttctttttaatgttttgctAAAGATTCTAGAggaacccaaaagaaaaagaaaagtcaattctttttttgtgtCAACAACAATTGATTATGAAAGAATCAAAGCATTGAAATTTCCATTTCattgtaataaaaagaaaatcatatgGTGTCACCAATATTCTCATTCATGAGAAtgagaattgaaaatttttaatttagtttcaccaaaaaaattaaaattaagaatatttttattcattaatcattaataataatataattagatatgtaaaaaatatttaagaattaatttcattttagagtaatatagaaaattaacCAAATCAAGCGGAATAGtaaattatcaatttcacttatcaaatattttaatttttaatttaatttaattgatcgtttttttattactaatcATTTTGCTCATTACTAGTTTGGTTTTTCTATTAtcgtatttttaatttcttttattttctaataagaaATTGAAGTGATCCGGTCCAAATTATGCTTTTTCCCAActttaatgaataaaagaaataaaaagaaaaggcattataattacattaaaacTAAATGAAAGAAAGGGAAAGGAAATGGCGAATCATttacgttttttttttttaatttaattttgaggaAATCCGAATTGTATTGCTAATGAGTTTAAAAATGGTCAAGAAAAAGGTGCCATGCAAAACTTGTATGGGCCGACGTCTggaatttataataattgcAAATTGACCAGATTTaagaacaaattaaaaaatgtcGAAACTAGTGATGAAGCTTATTGTAAAACTTATGGACGCAATATATTCACATAAAtgtatataacttttatttgGATTTATTGAATTAACAAGTCAGAATATACCATGCTTCTCTTTCTCCACATGCCAACAGGTTATTACCTGACATTTTCTTTCAGAAAAATGGACAgataataaaagcaaaaagagattatataatttgagGTGGATTTATGCGTTAAGAAAAGCATTTTGAGAGAAAGattaaacaaaacaaatacaTTGCCATAAAATGTCCAGATACTAAGTTGCCAGGCTTCGTtcatttgatttgattttctttttctttttttttttaaagttatgcatatatataatgCCACTTTCTTGGATCATTCTGAATTCccacaaaatataaattctgaAACAGCCTAATGATAATGTATCAGACTAAAAATGTAACCTGATTTGAGAATATAAAGgttattcatattattaattcatCAAGCTGATGATATCATGGTAACAAGTAACTAAAtcaaaagaaacagaaataaaCTAAAGCATCATACTAATCCTAATGataatgattataaataatagattaattaaCATCCTCCTTCAGGTTCAGGTGATTGTGCAGGACTGGATTCGTCGGACTCGGGGGCTGGTGCAGGACTGGATTCGTCGTACTCGGGGGCTGGTGCAGGACTGGATTCGTCGGACTCCGGAGCTGGTGCAGGACTGGATTCGTCGGACTCGGGGGCTGGTGCAGGACTGGAATCGCCAGACTCCGGAGCTGGTGCAGGACTGGAATCGCCAGACTCAGGGGCTGGTGCAGGACTGGAATCGCCAGACTCAGGGGCTGGTGCAGGACTGGAATCGCCGGACTCAGGGGCTGGTGCAGGACTAGAATCGCCAGACTCGGGAGCTGGTGCAGGACTAGAATCCCCAGACTCGGGAGCTGGTGCAGGACTAGAATCGCCAGACTCGGGAGCTGGTGAAAATATGGAATCATCAGACCCGGGGGCAGGTGCTGGTGCAGGAGGGTAATGTTCAAGTCCTGGTAATTCACTGGCACAATGTTCCTTCAAAAGAATACCGAAAAATGGGCTCTTAAAGTAAGCAAAAACAGGTGCAACGCAATCCTCAGTAATGGCCGAAACAGTGGCGCAACATTCAGGTTCAAGATGAAGCTTATGGGTGAAATATGAAACAATAATGTCATGAATGCATGTTTCTTCAATGTGAATATCTTTCAAGCAGCTGACAATTGTAGGAACAGCAGGAACAGGAGCAGAAGGTTGAGGTGCAgcaacaacatcatcatcaccaaATTCAAATGCAAAATCATTCAGCTGCCTGGCAGCAAGGCTCAGTTTGAGACATGATGATGAACAAACAATGAACAgcacaagaaaagaagataGTTTGTTCATCACCATTTTTGAGTGTTTGCTGTGTAATATACTATAGCAAAGACAGAAAGAATAATAAAGGGTTTCTTCCTCTTGAAGATGTGAGTGAAATCTACAGCAATGGTAGCATTTTTATAAGGGAACTAAGAGATGAGTGCCagtgtaattttgatatactttctcaagttttttcttgttttcttttcgtTATCTGATCATTGAGATAATAATTATCTGCTAATTACAAATTCAAACTGTGTAATTCATTCTCTTTTTAGACTTAACAAATCCCAAATGGATTCAATTAATGTTTTCATTAATTAGCCTTCAAAGTCTACATTGATTTCTGTTACAAAATGAGCAATGCGTCCTGTTTTCTCTAATGTACAAGGGACTAAAAATTATTGGCATGGGacgtaaattttaaaataaaacaaattcaaGAACAATATAGAATACCATGtatgataattatatttgtttggaccaaccttttgttttttaaaggaaaatatataattgttaTATACTAGCAATAATGAAGAGTAGATTatgcttattttattttgttatagaATAATTACTAGGCTATcaagattatttatttattggattaattttaaatttaccagTTCTGAATTTAATTCTCAATGatgaaacttaaattttattatataattttatcaccCAACTCTAGTTTTATTATTCCATGTTTGTATTGCTTCAAATTCCAGGGAATTAGATTTCTAGAATGTTGATACGGGCgaaaaattactaataatgaaacataattataatatattaaagcTTAAGAACCTAAATAGAATTACTAATATGCAATTTAGTCActtagaatataattttatggCCCATTTGTCACTTTTTTCAGAATATGGTGAATTAGACCGCAGAATgctaaatttcaaaaaatatgtgatagaattaaatttaaatgacaAATTGtgtcaaattaaatttagtaagTTAAGTAAAAGGATAAAGTTCagttattagttattaatggagtaattaatttaaaattaattgttacaggataaatgattaaatttgtTACATTATTAATCCCAATCTGTTGGACTACTTATCTTTATGTTTGTTAGTTTACTGATACACATCGTTCCACATTAAGTCACTGCACACTGTATATAGACTCAATTTgcttgttatatatatatatatatatatatatatatatatttttttttaaaggagaatttttaagaaatccAATGAGCCGAACTGTACAGATGGAGCATATGGAACCCTCGcactatattttcttataaaataaggaaaactattattttttattttaatttctttttcttttttaatacaaaGTCTATATTGgaccaaaaataaaacataatataattatgcatgataattatatatgtttaacCACGAAACACGTGGCATGATATGATTTACTCAAATAGTACAGTCAAAGGTGTTCCATGACTTGACTTggtcttttatttatttttttagtaattttttgtAAAGCAGTTTTGGTCTTTCctgagaaataaaataataataaaacgaAATTAAGTTGGAGTCAACATCTaacaattttttgtaaaattataaaaaaacataGTATCAATTCAACTATAAGAAACAGAAAGAGAACAAATTAAGTAACAAAAGACCATATAAGTGCAAAggtattcttttattcatctGAGAGGAATGTTTTTTTGATTTCTGCCTATATGGCAGTACTCTCTACTAAGAGAACATATTTATCCTATCTAAAAACCTAATCTAAGGACTAATTATGATAATGATGTTGATAATCATTCTCTAATCACTCAAATAATGACTAAGATCATGCTGATGGAGTTGCTGGAGCTGGAGCTGATGGTGTGGATGGAGTTGGAGGACTAGAGCAATGTTGCTTCAAAAGACCGCCGAAAAATGGGTTGCTAAAATGAGCAAAAATAGGTGACACGCAGTCCTGCTTAATGGCATCAACAACGCTGCAGCAACTGGCGTCGAGATTGATGTTATGGGAAGCATAAGAGTGCAGAATCTGGTTCACACAGCCTTGTTCGACATGGAAATCTTGTAAGCATTTTTGAGAATTGGAATCTGTGGGAGGAAGTTTTGGGTGTGGGAAGCCAGCAGGCAGTGGTGGAAATGCACGGCCATGGCCAATCCATGGGAATGATCGTCGAGGAAATGAAGGAAACGATGGTTTATTGGGTGATCCTCCATCGGAAGGTGGTGCTGGTGCGGCATCATCAGCAGCTGTTGCTGAGTAAACAATGAAAAGTAGCAGAATTGCAGACACTTTCTTCATCATTTTTGCTTGGTAGGTACCAACGAAATGCTTGAGTGAAGTGAAATGAGAAACTTGGTACCCTCTTTATAAGAGGTAAAGGAGCAACTCTTATTGTTTTTGGGATATTATGTTATTGGTTTATAGTCAGTTTCAtgtattttttcttctaaatatttcaattttagtgGTAATATCCTAACTGAGATGATTATTTCAAAGAtagattttaaaagtttatctTCTAATTTTGCAATTTAGCACTTAAGGATTGAGATACTAGTGTTAGTGTGTACTATGTCCACCTTTAATAACAGTTTTACTTGcaaatagaaattaataaaagtttgattttctACGGCTTAAAAACACATGGCATGATATGATATGATTTACTCAAATAGTAATATAACAACTGGGAAGAATTTTCCATATACTAAACTCAAATAGTAATATCGACCTGAATTTGAATTAATCTCAATtactcaaatatttttatcgagctaaatttgaataatgaCGTATTCAAATCAGTTTGACTCTTTTTTTACTCTGATGtgttttatagttttttttataaatattatatttaaattaaataatttttttaattatgtttcacataaattttatataatatataaaatttgatatgtatgcattgcgcataaatattaataattaaacttattattactaatttattgtatataatatttctcATGTAATTCTTATATGCATGAATTGGAAAATCAAAGAATGTTTTGTTTAgaatcattattataaaaagatttaaaatagtttcaattaataataaatattaaaagaaaaagtaatcaataagaaaatatatctGCTTACAGTGTTGACTTCAATTAGTTGAAATGAtcattaatagaaaaatatgataaaaattgtcacgaccccacccgtgggcccgtgaccggcactagggaatgggtaggcttaaggccaccgaaacccgtagtaagcctgacactcactgatttaaacaaatctcatctcaaattaatattattaaaaccacaaatcaTCTTAATAGCtgcattctacataaatacttggccccgaaaaactaggcgagaccaagctcgaaaaatttataatcgatacatctactattactactcatggagaatctaagatttaccaatttacataccaaatcgacacgccacccgatgatgaaggagtcagttACCGAATAAGAGTCATGGAGAACTAACAAATacaaatccaaaaataagaaaatgagactcaccgagagtgagttaaaatcaaataatcctggggactattgcattcttctcggaaaacatagattattcaaatcagatatcaaaccatactataatcataccctactatatccttcacataaaatattaatcattcgaatcaaaatatcaaccatgcacgtaaatacaatccatattataatcataccataataaataaataaatgaataaataaaaatatatttttatttttacgggacgagtggctcaagagaaccctaaccccaattctaatagcctttcggctcttaatccaacagtccgggcgcccagagagcaagctcgatcgtggtccttacctccaccaacacttgaattccaaataagccggccagagagcatcgctcgatcagGACCTTAACTCCCAGAATCAAtcgaactcagcccagagcaatgctcgatcgtAAGGcataaatccataataatcttatatccatgatcattaccggcaGACGCTgtcccgatgtaacccatcaaagtggcatgttctacaagccacatttcccaaatcgcaatcaccacatttaataaatatcattatccgatgaactcatccaacacatatcggaaataaagattaaagatttaagataaaacaacgtgcaatttgtgaggagaaaaataataacgtttgtcttattataacatactaataataatatttatattatttcaaatattaataatcaagtgaaatcatttatcttgcgatactaataatcatattaagcacaaattctaaatagcatattaaaatcggactagcaatagcgcgaaagattaaatgactttaactcatgtgattgggcgacctcctagctctcggttggagcgagccgaatgtatgatcatctaatcacggaaaataatttatcaataccgagataatcgatcattaatcctaggtctagactcctagatcgactgtctaagaatctcgactcggagaattctaccgaacatcccagaacctcccctacaacacgaacattaccccccgtgaaaacgggtccaggacccgCCAAGGACACTtccaatatccaacaatttaaacaacgggagtcgggtccccaaacttcactatttccgaccccgccacacaaagacaaaatacgaggcgCATAAACCGACAGACaaatatttatgactcacaaatatcatcaagtactcaatataatccaatagacataattaaaccaagaatttctaaaattaacgggccaaagataattaccgagacgccgATCGCCGGCCGACTACTTCCAccacggagtccgatcgacgatccaaacacaccatcggactcacaacgacgctaccgatgacgatccccgcccgattttccgatccgacacccgatcatccggagagatttgcgaacgatctcgaccgtcgattcgcgaAATGAAGCCCGATTGCCACGAAACCAaaggtgccatcgcgaagcttgaaaggcaggagagtcgggatatgtcctccgatcatccatcctccggccggagctcacggaaaagcccaaaacgCCGGCCGCCACCATtatctctctccaccggatcttccgtctcccggCCACCACAGCGCCGGCCGCTAAAAGAAAGCTCGCCGTagagagccgatcgccacctaACTCGGCCGCCAACAACGCCGGAACGGAACACGCCGAAGCCGCCACACGCGATTTCGCCACGCTTATCGCCGCTGCCGCCGCCTGGCCAACAAGACGCCGCCGGCCGCCCACGCCCGACGGCCACCGACGACGCACGCCGCCTTCCTCCCCTTCTTCTACCAtcgccctctctctctctcccgatctactttctctatccccgatttctttcccttcaatatcgacatttgacccctgaacttttccttattacaatttggtccctcaactttcttaattacttacaatttcatcctgcataattccaatttgacccccaaacttctttttagcctttcaattaagcccctagctatttaatttgggccaaatccgaattattgaaaatacacaattacaaaaatacccctgaccgacatatttatttacaaaaataccaagctcacaaatttccattaaaaccccataaaaataacattatactttcaatccttattccaaaataaatttccaatttagtcctaacacataattaaattaaataatcaatttccaacttaaaatttaatactactaatcaattataataccaattttcccaaaattcttttattaaaacaccctttataatttcttccaaaatttttcaatatataattttacttatataaatgtgcatttgggaaaatttgaataaccaaaatataatcatttctcaaataatttacttgaataatttcttaaaatttcaaactaattgggtatagaaaataactcatttatttgattaatattaaatttttcattaaatcatttcaaattaaacccaataataatgaagctaaaattaacttaaataaaaactcattattaaatatataaaaaaaaaattccgggtgttacaaaaatacaaacaaaaatattgtATTCACAATATATTCTAAATAGATTAAATAATACTTTGCTATATTATTAAATCACATActcaaattattttagaagcttatttttattatttaattataaattttatacaattaattaaaaattaaccaCTTTTATTAGTGACAACTTAGcacttataaattatttattattctaattctttaattatatttccatCAGCCACTTGATAACATTGTACACTAATTGTAGTCTTTTATGAGCATAATGTACTATACAGTTTTCTCAGAAAGTTTGTTAGTCTAATTGCCAATCAAATGCTGCCATATCATCATGCTTCATGGATTCTAATGAGAATCAGTTCAACATTTGCAAGAACTAATTCATTTCACCCACTAGATGGACTCAATTtgtgtttataatttttttattttaatctctaatatattgctaatatttatttattttttttctaaattctttttacaagAGGTCAGAATTTGCTTAAGGTTTGGAGTTCAACTTAGATTTTTTACTCAACGGCTCAATTCAACTCCCTGTAGTGCAGCTCGTGCCTTTTGCTAGAAAgtacaaaattatattttatatttaataataaattataatttactataatatatatagtattatatattttattaatattatatatgttatggATTATACGATATAATAGAAAAGACAAAAGTACATATAAATCTTCAAACTTTTAGCCAATAATTacacttttaaattttgaagtaattcaattaaatctgtaaagtttaaaaacataataattatatttttagagcTAATTTCTATTGGTATTGATTTGTCTTTatcattatcattttttttcttttagttccTATTCATTAAAAGCAAAGTTAATAATTTCTCACATATACAAAACGTGAGttagaaaaagttaaaacattttcttttagcatttaaaataaacgAAAGTAAAATAAACGAAATccactttaaaaatataattattctataTATTAAACTTTAATGATGTACTCgctctattttaaaatttagggATTTATTTACGCTTTGACAAAAAATTAAGAGACTTATGTGTACCTTTTACCaatggaaaataattaaaaataacttttttaatttttgcataTAAAAAGATAGGGTAATATTATATGTACATTTTTTCTTGGTAACCAATATAacctattttttattatattttattcaggAGATcgctctttcttctttcccaTATTACTGTAATTAGTGCATAAACTGATAATGCACAATGGTGTTCCATGACTTGACTcggtctttttttctttttttttcttttcctttttggaaGTGCTGGTATTTTCCTAAGAAAAATTAAGCTGGGAGTCAATATCTAAcagtttcttttgtttaaaaagagaagaagaaaaacgTCATTAGCTTTAAAGGGATAAAAGGCAATGCCTAGTTTCTTCCTGTGCTGTgaatttgtaatattttacttttgtaatatatgtttaattaaaacataattctGGATATATGCTAGTTGGTGGAAATATTCGATAAATGTTGGAAATCTATATAAAGTAATTAAGGTTAACAGTTTAATTCTCCTAAATAATCTGgttttttctttgcaatatttttccaaatgattcaaatataaaaacagaaaagaaaaaaaaaaaaaagagaataaatgAAGTAACAAGAGAACATAAAATGAAAAGGCAATCTTTATTCATCTGAAAGGAACATTAATTGATTTCTGCCTAGATGGCAGTACTTTTATCCTATCTAAAACTTAATCTAAGGACTAATTATGATAATGATGTTGATAATCATTCTCTAATCACTCAAATAATGACTAAGATCATGCTGATGGAGTTGCTGGAGCTGGAGCTGATGGTGTGGATGGAGTTGGAGGACTAGAGCAATGTTGCTTCAAAAGACCGCCGAAAAATGGGTTGCTAAAATGAGCAAAAATAGGTGACACGCAGTCCTGCTTAATGGCATCAACAACGCTGCAGCAACTGGCGTCGAGATTGATGTTATGGGAAGCATAAGAGTGCAGAATCTGGTTCACACAGCCTTGTTCGACATGGAAATCTTGTAAGCACTTTTGAGAATTGGAATCAGTGGGTGGAAGTTTTGGGTGTGGGAAGCCAGCAGGCAGTGGTGGAAATGCACGGCCATGGCCAATCCATGGGAATGATCGTCGAGGAAATAAA is a window encoding:
- the LOC8268270 gene encoding uncharacterized protein LOC8268270, coding for MMKKVSAILLLFIVYSATAADDAAPAPPSDGGSPNKPSFPSFPRRSFPWIGHGRAFPPLPAGFPHPKLPPTDSNSQKCLQDFHVEQGCVNQILHSYASHNINLDASCCSVVDAIKQDCVSPIFAHFSNPFFGGLLKQHCSSPPTPSTPSAPAPATPSA
- the LOC8268271 gene encoding uncharacterized protein LOC8268271; translation: MMKKVFAILLLFIVYSATAADDAAPAPPSDGGSPNKPSFPLFPRRSFPWIGHGRAFPPLPAGFPHPKLPPTDSNSQKCLQDFHVEQGCVNQILHSYASHNINLDASCCSVVDAIKQDCVSPIFAHFSNPFFGGLLKQHCSSPPTPSTPSAPAPATPSA